One genomic window of [Clostridium] scindens ATCC 35704 includes the following:
- a CDS encoding NADH peroxidase, with protein MKKFVCTVCGYVHEGDAAPAECPVCHVGADKFKEQTGEREWAAEHVVGVAQGASEDIMADLRANFEGECSEVGMYLAMARVAHREGYPEIGLYWEKAAYEEAEHASKFAELLGECVTDSTKKNLEMRIDAENGATAGKFDLAKRAKAANLDAIHDTVHEMARDEARHGKAFEGLLKRYFG; from the coding sequence ATGAAAAAATTTGTATGTACAGTATGTGGTTATGTTCACGAGGGAGACGCAGCACCAGCTGAATGTCCGGTATGCCATGTAGGCGCTGATAAGTTCAAGGAGCAGACAGGCGAAAGGGAATGGGCTGCAGAGCATGTTGTAGGCGTTGCTCAGGGCGCAAGCGAAGATATTATGGCTGATTTAAGAGCTAACTTCGAAGGAGAGTGCTCAGAAGTAGGAATGTATCTTGCAATGGCAAGAGTTGCTCACAGAGAAGGATATCCGGAGATCGGCTTATACTGGGAGAAAGCTGCTTACGAAGAGGCAGAGCATGCATCTAAGTTTGCGGAACTGCTCGGCGAATGTGTAACAGACAGCACCAAGAAGAATCTCGAGATGAGAATCGATGCTGAGAATGGCGCAACAGCTGGCAAGTTTGATCTGGCTAAGCGCGCAAAGGCCGCTAACCTGGACGCTATCCACGATACAGTGCATGAGATGGCAAGAGACGAGGCTCGTCATGGCAAAGCATTCGAAGGACTGTTAAAGAGATATTTTGGCTAA